A window of Cryptomeria japonica chromosome 3, Sugi_1.0, whole genome shotgun sequence contains these coding sequences:
- the LOC131067174 gene encoding uncharacterized protein LOC131067174 has product METESKEMERASDIAIEGDREDGCISKLPQDTKELVFAKLSIQSICVSRVVSREWNSILSSQIFLSSLSIQNPWLLICSKENHENNWYCMAYCFSAQKWMTLPLPNREGGEIRYCPSTAQGLLLFGEICLRRLFVCNPLTRSYTEMENDLAARSFHIVQGGNKDLYLIVYNSSETLSFKIYHYFQDSRRIKCQFGGEMKSNIFIDIVEMVECNGVLFWMGRLSPTIVGYNIKNEGFIRPVKVAPLPPEMLQDLNMHFPIRHQPRSSDVLSMVSYGSSVLVVGTYWEPYSLWMIQPVTRVYDPNRTGIVIWELFEDEEDELVWKWREFAKIPPWSLHDVMEKEYFWDPKCVCVGDYLCFRGKTVFAYNLKARFWQRLPPHEIHCRPKMMSFEPKLYHYQFPRKWKLYNYGESAFEKTGDNIQDS; this is encoded by the coding sequence ATGGAGACAGAATCGAAAGAAATGGAGCGGGCATCTGATATAGCAATTGAAGGAGACCGAGAGGATGGTTGTATATCTAAGCTGCCTCAGGATACGAAAGAATTGGTATTTGCAAAGCTTTCAATTCAATCAATATGTGTCTCTCGTGTTGTCTCTCGAGAATGGAATTCTATTTTATCTTCCCAGATTTTTCTGTCTTCACTGTCTATCCAAAATCCATGGCTTCTTATCTGcagtaaagaaaatcatgaaaataATTGGTACTGTATGGCCTACTGCTTTTCGGCACAAAAATGGATGACCCTTCCTCTGCCAAATCGTGAGGGAGGCGAAATCAGATATTGCCCAAGCACAGCGCAGGGGTTACTTCTCTTTGGTGAAATCTGCTTGCGACGCTTATTTGTTTGCAATCCCCTTACAAGATCTTATACAGAGATGGAAAATGATTTGGCTGCCAGATCATTTCATATCGTACAGGGAGGAAACAAAGATCTCTATTTGATAGTGTACAACAGTTCTGAAACATTATCCTTCAAGATCTACCACTATTTTCAAGATTCGCGGAGAATTAAGTGTCAGTTTGGAGGGGAAATGAAGTCAAATATTTTTATTGATATAGTTGAAATGGTTGAATGCAATGGCGTTCTTTTCTGGATGGGAAGGTTGTCTCCAACTATTGTGGGGTACAATATCAAAAATGAGGGTTTCATTAGGCCTGTTAAAGTAGCTCCATTACCTCCTGAAATGCTTCAAGATCTGAATATGCATTTTCCAATTAGGCATCAACCTAGGAGTAGCGATGTTTTATCTATGGTTTCATATGGTTCGTCCGTTCTTGTGGTGGGCACTTATTGGGAGCCGTATTCACTTTGGATGATTCAACCAGTTACTAGAGTCTACGATCCAAACAGGACGGGTATTGTTATCTGGGAGTTGTTTGAGGATGAGGAAGATGAGTTGGTTTGGAAGTGGAGAGAATTTGCAAAAATACCTCCATGGTCGCTCCATGATGTTATGGAAAAAGAATACTTTTGGGATCCCAAGTGTGTTTGTGTGGGAGATTACCTGTGTTTCAGAGGTAAAACGGTGTTTGCATATAATCTAAAGGCTAGATTTTGGCAACGCCTTCCTCCCCATGAAATTCATTGTCGCCCCAAGATGATGTCGTTCGAACCCAAGCTGTATCATTATCAGTTTCCAAGAAAATGGAAGCTCTATAATTATGGTGAAAGTGCATTTGAGAAAACGGGCGATAACATTCAAGATTCATGA